CGCCACAATCTCTTTGCCTGCGGAACTGCGCTTCAAGGTTTGTTTCAAGGCGCGGTGTTCTTCATCTTTGCGACGACGGCGCACGCCCGCGCCGATAATGCCGAGAATTTCCCGGTTATCAAAAGGTTTGCGCACGCAATTGAAAGCGCCGCGCTGCCAGGCGGAAATTGCCGTATCGAAGGTCGCATAAGCGGTAATCATAATGACTACGACGTCGCGATCAATTTTCAATAATTCTTCCAGCGTGCGCAGTCCGCCGATTCCCGGCATCGACACATCGAGCAACACCACATCAAAAAATTGTTGCTGGAATTTATCCAAGCCTTCTTCGCCGGTTCGCGCCACTGCGACTTGAAAGCCCTCGTCAATGAGCAGACTCTCAAGCACATCTCGCATCACTTCTTCATCATCTACAATTAAGATGCTGCCTTTTTTCGCCATAACGGAAAATGCTAACAGGTAAAATGCAAGCTCTGCCAGTCGAATAATAAAACGCTGGAAGCAAGGATTATCAAATGTTACTCGCGCAGATTCAGACGACCAAGCAGGTCGTCAAAACGCGGGTCTGAACGCAATTCATCCCATAACGGGTCAACTTTGATTTTGATAATCCCGTTATCTTTACTGGCATAACTTTTCTCTAACCACGCAAAGGCTTGGTCTTTTTCGTGCATCCCGCAATAGATGGTTGCCATGGTGTAATTTTTGACAATCCCCTCCGGCTTCCCCAAAACGTTCTGTAAAATTTTCTCGGCTTCGGTGCGGTTATTCAGTCGCGCCTGAGCGTAACCGACCAGCGGTTCGGCTTTCAATCTCTCGCTGCTATACCACTTCTTGCCTTCCGCGAGCGCCTCTTGATACAGGGATTTTGCCAGATAAATCCGCATCATGATGCCTCCCCAGTAAGGATGATTGGGGTCTGTGGCAATGGCTTTTTTGCTGTGTTCGATTGCCTGGTCAAACCGGCGCGCATAATAGAGCACCAGCAAATGCTGGAAATGCGTATCGCTTGATGTGGGGTCTAGTTGCAATGCCAGTTCGCTTTCACTGATGGCTTCGTCGCGACGATCCAGTGTAGAAAGCAGAACCGAATAATTACTGTGTGATTCGCTGTCATTGGGATTGAGTTCAATCGCCCGTTGCAAAGCCTGTTCAGCCCCAGCCCAATCCCAATCCAACAGATACTTTCCCCATCCCAGAGCGTTATATGCCTGACCTAAATTGGCATCCAGACTCAAGGCTTTATCGATAGCCGCCACCGCTTTATCGCGCAATTCCTGGCGATTCGGCGAAATCACCGCCTGCGCAATATAATTGGCAGCCAATCCTGCATAGGCGAGCGCGTAATCCGGGTCTTTTTTAATCGCCTGCTCATAGTATTCAAGCGCCTTGGGAAACTGGTATTTGAAATGAAAATATTGCCCCTGCGTATACAACTGAAAGGCTTCGGTGTTTTCGGTGTAACGTTTGGTCAACAGCCGTTTTTCGTCGATGGTGAGTTGCAACGATAAGACTTTAGCCATGCGTTCGGATATGGAATCCTGTAAAGCGAATACATTGGTGAAGAAATCATCAAACTTGTCGCCCCATAACAAAGTGCCGTCCGACACCCGAAACAGTTGCGCGCTGATGCGAACATTTTTATCGGAGCGTTGAACCAAACCTGCGAGCACCACATCAACTCCCAACTCTCGACCTGCGGCAATCGGGTCGGTTTCGCGTTCGGAATATTTCATAACCGTGCTGGTTGGTCTGACATTGATTTCTTTGAATTTCCCCAAACGGTTAATCAGCGCATCCGCCATTCCTAAACCAAGCGCCTGATTGGCTTCATCCGTGCTTGTCGCTTTAAACGGCAAAACCGCTATCGTTTGAACCCTTAGCGAATTCGCTATTTTGGTTTTCGAGTTCGAGGAAACTGCAAAATAGACTCCGGCAATTATCACGCCAAGTAATAATGTCGCACCGATGGTCAATTGCCATCTTGAAATCGTTGGCAATAGCGAACCCTTTTCAGCAGGCTTAATCTCTTTTTCGGAGTTTAAATCCGGTGCTTTGCCAGTAAGCGAATCTAATTCCAACAAAGGACTGGTGACATATTTTGACGGCTCATTGATTTCTTCGGCAGCGATAGCCAGCGAATTTTTCGCTTCGGCGGAGGCGTCATTTAAAACTTCTGTGGGTGTTTCATCAATAATTTTTTTAGTGACTTGAGCGACGAAACGATAGCCGCGCTTGGGCACCGTTTCAATGTATTGCGGTTTGGTGGCGCTTTCGCCAAGCACCTTCCTCAAGGTCGATATATTGACATTGAGATTGACCTCTTCAACGAAACTCTGCGGCCAAAGCTCGCGCATCAACCACTCTTTTTCAAGCAATCGTCCGGCATTTTCTACGAGCAATACGAGCGTATCAAAGACCTTGGCTTTGAGCGGCACAACTTCGCCATTGCGCAACAGGAGTTGTTCGCCGACATCCAATTGATAATCACCGAACTCGTATAACTCTCGTATTTTCTGAGCCATAGATGAATTTAAATTTTTTTAAGATTTTTTTTAACCGCAAATTGGCTTTCGTTTAAGACATCAACATCGCCTCTTAGTATAGTTCACACGGTCACGAAGAAACGAACTTTTAAATGCGTGGTCGGGTTAAATGAAAGTAAAAAAATTTACCATTACAACCGTTTTCGTAATTACGCTCGGACTGGTGTTCTTCGCAACTTTCAAATTCGTTATGCAACAAGGTATTAAAAAACAGATCATTGCTTCAGGTAAATTTCATCAGGTTGCCCATCAAGGCGAAGGCAACGTGATGATCTATCGCCTGCTCACTGGTGAGCGGGTACTCGAACTTTCAGAGTTTAGCACAGGCGAGGGAGAAAATTTAGAAGTTCTGCTCATTGGCGCTCGCGATGCCTTAGAGAATGAAACCGTTGAAAGCGCCGAGACCTTTTCACTGGGCAGGTTGAAAAGTGT
This DNA window, taken from Acidobacteriota bacterium, encodes the following:
- a CDS encoding winged helix-turn-helix domain-containing protein; translated protein: MAQKIRELYEFGDYQLDVGEQLLLRNGEVVPLKAKVFDTLVLLVENAGRLLEKEWLMRELWPQSFVEEVNLNVNISTLRKVLGESATKPQYIETVPKRGYRFVAQVTKKIIDETPTEVLNDASAEAKNSLAIAAEEINEPSKYVTSPLLELDSLTGKAPDLNSEKEIKPAEKGSLLPTISRWQLTIGATLLLGVIIAGVYFAVSSNSKTKIANSLRVQTIAVLPFKATSTDEANQALGLGMADALINRLGKFKEINVRPTSTVMKYSERETDPIAAGRELGVDVVLAGLVQRSDKNVRISAQLFRVSDGTLLWGDKFDDFFTNVFALQDSISERMAKVLSLQLTIDEKRLLTKRYTENTEAFQLYTQGQYFHFKYQFPKALEYYEQAIKKDPDYALAYAGLAANYIAQAVISPNRQELRDKAVAAIDKALSLDANLGQAYNALGWGKYLLDWDWAGAEQALQRAIELNPNDSESHSNYSVLLSTLDRRDEAISESELALQLDPTSSDTHFQHLLVLYYARRFDQAIEHSKKAIATDPNHPYWGGIMMRIYLAKSLYQEALAEGKKWYSSERLKAEPLVGYAQARLNNRTEAEKILQNVLGKPEGIVKNYTMATIYCGMHEKDQAFAWLEKSYASKDNGIIKIKVDPLWDELRSDPRFDDLLGRLNLRE
- a CDS encoding DM13 domain-containing protein; this encodes MKVKKFTITTVFVITLGLVFFATFKFVMQQGIKKQIIASGKFHQVAHQGEGNVMIYRLLTGERVLELSEFSTGEGENLEVLLIGARDALENETVESAETFSLGRLKSVTGHQSFAIPDSLDLNKFGAVTIWSKKYKVNFTTAPLHND